TGCTCAGAAGGTTGGTTTTGTTCTCTGCCATGAAGGAACAAAAGGAGAGTGGTGGTATGGCCGATTTCGTCTCCGAGGGTAAGCTCACCTGTGAAAAGATGATCTTCGGCGGCTTGGGGTTATGTCGTACCGCTGCGGGGGTTGTGTTTGTTTCGGGGCTGCTTCCCGGAGAGACAGCTTTATGCCGATATCTTCGTACACAGGGCGGTATTCCAGTCTATGAGAGTGTTGTTCCTGTAGAACACCCTTCAGATCATCGCGTTGCTCCCTTTTGTCCCTATTTTGGAGTGTGCGGTGGCTGTGATTGGCAACATATACACCCTGCGGCTCAGGCGAGATTTAAGAAAGACATTTTTGAAGATCTGCTTCGGCGCGTAGGTGGGTGCAACACCTTTCCTGAAATAGAGGTTATCACAGGGCCGGACCGCCATTATCGCATGCGGTGTCAGTTGAATCTCTCTCCGCAGGGAGAGGGAATGGGGTTCTATCAAAAACAGAGTCGGCAGGTGGTACAGATTACTTCCTGCCCGCTTCTCACTCCCTCCCTTTCGCAACTTCTCGAACATCAGGGGGCTATTCTGCAGAGGATTACGAATCCGCCCCGCAGAGTTATGTGTCTTGATACAGGCAGGGCAGTGCTCTCTTCTCCTCCCCTTGCAAACTGGTCATCTGCCTCCGGCTCTCTTTTTACCGACGCTGGAGAGGTGGAGCTACGGGGTACTGATTTTTTTCAAGGTAATAGATATCTCTATTCTGCCTTGGCACAGTGGAAGGCAGATTCCCTGGGAGGGAACTCTCTTCTCGATCTTTTTGGCGGGACGGGACTGTTTGCGCTCCATCATGGGCATCGCTATGATAAGGTATGTCTTGTGGAGTCATCAAAGACCATGGCACGGCGCGCACAGGAAAATATGTATCGAGCAGGAATACATCATGGCCAGGCCTGTGGTATGTCAGCGGAGCGCTTTTTTTCCACGGCACAGAGAGGAGAATACTCCACGGTAATTGTAGATCCACCGCGCCCAGGACTTTCTCGAACGGTTCGGCAAGGGCTAATAAGGCTGGCACCGGAACATATCCTGTATGTCTCCTGTAATCCCTCTACACAGGTTCGAGATGTTCGCTTTCTCCGAAGCAGGGGGTATGAGCTTACGGCCTGTGCTTTCTTTGATATGTATCCCCACACGGCGCATCTGGAGACAGCAGTAGTGTTGAAAAGGGGTTAGTGGCGCTGGTCGAAGAGAGATCCTGCCTGTGGTTTTGCAAGATAGGTTCGTGAGGCATTCTTCTTTCGTGAAAGGGTGTGTATATCTTCCAGAATTGAGGAATACTCCCGTGAGTATTTTTCGTATAGTCGTTCATAAATTTGGTGGCAACGTACATCTTCCTGCTGAATTTTTCTCAGCAGCTGTTGCGATTCCGTGGAGACGGCCGGTGTTGAAGCTGATTTTTGAGAGAGGGTTTCATATTTCTGAATAAGCTCGCCGCGCTCTTCAACGGTGGTATTGAAGAGCGCCACATCCTCATCGTCTAAACTGCTTACCATGAGGCGTGTTTTTTTGTATATCTGTTTTATAAGATCATCTGCCGTCATGGTGGGCATGCTCCTACATCATGTTCATGAGTGCGCCAGCCTGGCTATCCATTCGCGCCATGGCTTGTTCCATGGAGGCAAAGAGATTGTAGTAGTAGGCTTCTCTTTCGGCAAGGGTGCGTTCAAGGTCTGCAATGCGGGTATCAAACTCTTTCAACTGTTTTGAGAGAGTATTATTTGAGAAGCTCGTATCTCCTTCAACCCCTGCACGTTCAACAAGAATCCCCTTTTGACCGTTGTTATCACGGGTGGTCCGGGTATAATCCTGCATGATATCGTTCAGTCGTTCAGCAATGCCTTGCTCATTTCGCCGGGTTGCCCGATCCTCCCAATCGTTATATCGCACAGAGGATGTTTGGGTGAAGAGGTTTACCACTTCATTGTAGTTTGAGTCGAGGGCTTGACGCAACTTGTCCTCATCTACCTCCAGCTTTCCCCGTTCAAGATAGTTTCGTGATGTTGTTATACCCAGATCGGAAAGGGTAATACTTACTCCTTCTACGGGATCAGCAAGGGCGCGGCGCATCTGAGTGGTCATACTTTCCAGTTGGGTATCCCTGCCTAATAATCCGCGGCGGGCCTGTTCCTCCCACAACTCAATTTCATGCTCATCCATGGCACGACGCTGGTCGACAGTTAAGGGGCGGTGCTCAAAACTTCGTCGTTCCCCAGTTTTGGCATTAATATCCTCAATAAGGGCGTTGTAATCATCTACAAAGGAGGTGATTTTGTCAATAATTGCTTGGGTGTCTGTGCTGATCTCAATATCAATATCCCCCATGTTGCCATCGTAGGTGTTATTGAGTTCATACCGAACATTGTCTATTTCAAAGGTGTTGCTGCTTCGCGTTGTGGTGACACCATTGAGAGTAAACTGTGCATTTTGCCCTGGATTTGTTGAGTTGGTAATCTGTAATTGATCCGCAAAGAACCCGTCTGTATCATCAAGGGAAATATTATTTGAAACACCGGTCTCATCACTCATAAGAATAAAGCGGTTTTCAAGGGAGTTATATGTGAGGTTGACATTTGCCTGTGAGGAGTTTACCGTATTCATAAATTCGCGTACGGTGGTGTCAGACGAGAAGGAAAACTCTTCTCCGTTGATGGCAAATTCGAAGGTTTCTCCCGGAGCAAGGTCAAAGACCTCGTGAATTTCTCCCGTGGTGGAAATATAGTTTTTATCGCCACTTGAAAACCCAATATTTTCGAGAACCCCTGCATCCACCGAAAGGAGTCGCACGGAGTGTCCTGCTCCGGGGGTTATCTGAAGCTCTCCTCCATCAACGGAGATATCCATAACGTCGTCGCCGAAGGTGGTGTTTATTTGCTCTT
This portion of the Chitinivibrio alkaliphilus ACht1 genome encodes:
- a CDS encoding class I SAM-dependent RNA methyltransferase, with the protein product MADFVSEGKLTCEKMIFGGLGLCRTAAGVVFVSGLLPGETALCRYLRTQGGIPVYESVVPVEHPSDHRVAPFCPYFGVCGGCDWQHIHPAAQARFKKDIFEDLLRRVGGCNTFPEIEVITGPDRHYRMRCQLNLSPQGEGMGFYQKQSRQVVQITSCPLLTPSLSQLLEHQGAILQRITNPPRRVMCLDTGRAVLSSPPLANWSSASGSLFTDAGEVELRGTDFFQGNRYLYSALAQWKADSLGGNSLLDLFGGTGLFALHHGHRYDKVCLVESSKTMARRAQENMYRAGIHHGQACGMSAERFFSTAQRGEYSTVIVDPPRPGLSRTVRQGLIRLAPEHILYVSCNPSTQVRDVRFLRSRGYELTACAFFDMYPHTAHLETAVVLKRG
- the fliD gene encoding flagellar filament capping protein FliD, whose product is MDASRMSGLISGFDTDTKVQDLMKTYQHRVDRVEQDKTWVEWQQEEYRNTISDINSFQNSYFDILNSESNLRSPRAFNEFESSVTLGGTDTPIVSVSGQSHISDFNHKISEISQLATADTWRGDSVIPSIEGEGLHVPSVNDLISNGYDTIGISVDGTTRNITLSGNYDTAEDLATDLQEQINTTFGDDVMDISVDGGELQITPGAGHSVRLLSVDAGVLENIGFSSGDKNYISTTGEIHEVFDLAPGETFEFAINGEEFSFSSDTTVREFMNTVNSSQANVNLTYNSLENRFILMSDETGVSNNISLDDTDGFFADQLQITNSTNPGQNAQFTLNGVTTTRSSNTFEIDNVRYELNNTYDGNMGDIDIEISTDTQAIIDKITSFVDDYNALIEDINAKTGERRSFEHRPLTVDQRRAMDEHEIELWEEQARRGLLGRDTQLESMTTQMRRALADPVEGVSITLSDLGITTSRNYLERGKLEVDEDKLRQALDSNYNEVVNLFTQTSSVRYNDWEDRATRRNEQGIAERLNDIMQDYTRTTRDNNGQKGILVERAGVEGDTSFSNNTLSKQLKEFDTRIADLERTLAEREAYYYNLFASMEQAMARMDSQAGALMNMM